From one bacterium Scap17 genomic stretch:
- a CDS encoding GGDEF domain-containing protein: MASPHPHLAGFLRRFEQFPPGLTADEKTFHATFNMVYVLAVSCHLIYAILLLWLGEMGILALNLAMLIVDLVCLQLHRARREALAATLMALGTCAQISFSLSYFGSEAGFDYFYFGALLCIYSIRMSFMRRVLLCAACLSMPLLAYIILMLEGPTHLLPAGWMLAFRIINLGVLTIFFTLVLVQMGWSVERLQQRFETGGRFDALTGALSRAELVDSGRGMLINNGPLSLMMVDVDHLALINETWGRQAGDQVLKELVRRMRSILRGEDLVGRYGGEEFVLLCPGLHGERVDQVAERLCKGASALPFVINDGLNSLDVNLSIGVAQRQSGDKDLEGLIAKADVNLFRAKQDGGNGFVSDTQLGPVGGPGIAAIN; the protein is encoded by the coding sequence ATGGCCAGCCCACATCCTCATCTCGCGGGCTTTCTGCGACGATTCGAGCAATTCCCGCCCGGGCTCACGGCGGATGAGAAGACCTTTCATGCCACCTTCAACATGGTCTACGTGCTGGCGGTCAGCTGCCATCTGATCTACGCCATCCTGCTGTTGTGGCTGGGTGAGATGGGCATTCTGGCGCTGAATCTGGCGATGCTGATCGTCGATCTGGTCTGCCTGCAGCTGCACCGTGCTCGCCGTGAAGCCCTGGCGGCCACGTTGATGGCGCTGGGCACCTGTGCGCAGATCAGCTTCTCGCTAAGCTATTTCGGCTCGGAGGCCGGATTCGACTACTTCTACTTCGGTGCCTTGCTGTGCATCTACTCGATCCGCATGTCGTTCATGCGGCGCGTACTTCTGTGTGCCGCCTGCCTGAGTATGCCGCTGCTGGCCTATATCATCCTGATGCTGGAAGGGCCGACCCATCTGCTGCCCGCTGGCTGGATGCTGGCATTTCGCATCATCAATCTGGGTGTATTGACCATCTTCTTCACGCTGGTGCTGGTACAGATGGGCTGGTCGGTGGAGCGCCTGCAGCAGCGTTTCGAGACGGGAGGGCGCTTCGATGCGTTGACCGGTGCCCTGAGTCGCGCGGAGCTGGTCGACAGCGGACGCGGCATGTTGATCAACAACGGGCCGCTGAGCCTGATGATGGTCGATGTCGACCACTTGGCGCTGATCAACGAGACCTGGGGTCGCCAGGCCGGTGATCAGGTGCTCAAGGAGCTGGTGCGGCGCATGCGCAGCATCCTGCGCGGGGAGGATCTGGTCGGGCGCTATGGCGGCGAGGAGTTCGTGCTGTTATGCCCGGGGCTGCATGGCGAGCGCGTCGACCAGGTGGCAGAGCGTCTGTGCAAGGGCGCTTCGGCGTTGCCATTCGTCATCAATGACGGCCTCAACAGTCTGGATGTCAATCTGTCGATCGGTGTCGCCCAGCGTCAGTCCGGCGACAAGGACCTGGAAGGCCTGATCGCCAAGGCTGACGTCAATCTGTTCCGCGCCAAGCAGGATGGCGGCAATGGCTTCGTCAGTGACACCCAGCTGGGGCCCGTGGGCGGGCCGGGCATCGCCGCCATCAATTGA
- a CDS encoding DEAD/DEAH box helicase: MPFSALGLSDPIVKAVTEQGYQTPTPIQEKAIPVVLAGDNLIAAAQTGTGKTASFVLPILQTLQQAPKVRAKRVHAVILTPTRELAIQVEDNIQHYARHLEVSSMAMYGGVEIEPQQQRLIEGVDILVATPGRLLDMLTRRAIHLDETRTLVIDEADRMLDMGFIADINKIIEKLPRERQNLLFSATLSAQVRVLAKTAVTDAVEIMIAPENVTAPDISQYLITVDKEFKSALLSHLIHEKQWQQALIFIETKRGAAKLVSQLEKRDIAAESFHSGRSQAMREQLLADFKAGTIKYLVATGVAARGIDIDDLQRVVNYDLPDAAEDYVHRIGRTGRAGASGEAISLVSRDDFRNLCAIEQHLGYFVTREVVEGFAPKLAVPASNSDYAPKPASKSRRRQSNRR, translated from the coding sequence ATGCCATTTTCTGCCCTTGGTTTGAGCGATCCCATCGTCAAGGCCGTCACCGAGCAAGGCTACCAGACCCCGACTCCCATCCAGGAGAAGGCGATCCCCGTCGTGCTGGCCGGTGACAACCTGATCGCCGCCGCCCAAACGGGTACCGGCAAGACGGCAAGCTTCGTGCTGCCCATCCTGCAGACCCTGCAACAGGCGCCCAAGGTGCGCGCCAAGCGCGTACATGCCGTCATCCTGACCCCGACGCGGGAGCTGGCGATTCAGGTCGAAGACAACATCCAGCACTACGCCCGGCATCTGGAAGTCAGCTCCATGGCGATGTATGGCGGCGTGGAGATCGAGCCCCAGCAGCAGCGTCTGATCGAAGGTGTGGACATCCTGGTGGCGACGCCCGGCCGCCTGCTGGACATGCTGACCCGCCGCGCGATCCATCTCGACGAGACACGCACTCTCGTCATCGACGAAGCGGACCGCATGCTCGACATGGGCTTCATCGCCGACATCAACAAGATCATCGAGAAGCTGCCAAGGGAGCGCCAGAACCTGCTGTTCTCGGCAACGCTCTCGGCCCAGGTGCGTGTGCTCGCCAAGACCGCAGTGACGGACGCCGTCGAGATCATGATCGCACCGGAGAACGTCACCGCGCCCGACATCAGCCAGTATCTGATCACGGTCGACAAGGAGTTCAAGTCCGCCCTTCTGAGCCACCTGATTCACGAGAAGCAGTGGCAGCAGGCGCTGATCTTCATCGAGACCAAGCGCGGCGCCGCCAAGCTGGTGAGTCAGCTGGAGAAACGTGACATCGCCGCCGAGTCCTTCCACAGCGGTCGCAGCCAGGCCATGCGCGAGCAGCTGCTGGCCGACTTCAAGGCCGGCACCATCAAGTATCTCGTGGCCACCGGCGTTGCCGCGCGGGGCATCGACATCGATGATCTGCAGCGCGTGGTCAACTACGACCTGCCGGACGCCGCCGAGGATTATGTCCACCGCATCGGGCGCACCGGCCGTGCCGGGGCCAGCGGTGAAGCCATCTCGCTGGTCTCGCGTGATGACTTCCGCAACCTGTGCGCCATCGAGCAGCACCTGGGCTATTTCGTGACGCGCGAGGTCGTGGAAGGCTTTGCACCCAAGCTCGCGGTACCGGCCTCGAACAGCGACTACGCCCCCAAGCCCGCAAGCAAGAGTCGCCGGCGCCAGTCCAACCGCCGCTGA
- a CDS encoding Bax inhibitor-1/YccA family protein has protein sequence MANSSWQVSQDTASRSLSTHKVLRNTYMMLAMTLLFSALTAGVAMSMGVGRMNIFVLLIGAYGLMFLVHKTANSTAGIFATFAFTGFMGFTLGPVLNAYLSLPNGGQLVMTALGMTGITFAGLSAVALVTRKDFSFLGNFLFAGAIVLILAMLAAMIFNISGLALAVSAGFVLFASAAILFETSQIIHGGQTNYLLATVSLYVSIYNMFVSLLALLGFASDD, from the coding sequence ATGGCTAACAGCTCCTGGCAGGTCTCGCAGGATACCGCGAGCCGCTCGCTCAGTACTCACAAGGTACTGCGCAACACTTACATGATGCTGGCAATGACGCTGCTGTTCTCCGCGCTGACCGCTGGCGTGGCGATGAGCATGGGCGTCGGCCGCATGAACATCTTCGTGCTGCTGATCGGTGCCTACGGCCTGATGTTCCTGGTCCACAAGACCGCGAACTCCACCGCCGGCATCTTCGCGACCTTCGCCTTCACCGGCTTCATGGGCTTCACGCTCGGTCCGGTACTGAATGCCTACCTGAGCCTGCCCAACGGCGGCCAGCTGGTGATGACCGCGCTCGGCATGACCGGCATCACCTTCGCCGGCCTGTCCGCGGTGGCACTGGTGACGCGCAAGGACTTCTCGTTCCTGGGCAACTTCCTGTTCGCCGGCGCCATCGTGCTGATTCTGGCGATGCTGGCAGCGATGATCTTCAACATCAGCGGCCTGGCACTGGCTGTCTCCGCCGGCTTCGTGCTGTTCGCCTCCGCGGCGATCCTGTTCGAGACCAGCCAGATCATCCACGGCGGGCAGACCAACTACCTGCTGGCGACGGTGAGCCTGTACGTCTCCATCTACAACATGTTCGTCAGCCTGCTGGCCCTGCTGGGCTTCGCTTCCGACGATTGA
- the tusD gene encoding sulfurtransferase complex subunit TusD yields the protein MRYALAVYGGPYSQQASHSALRFADALLARGHQLTTVFFYHDGVYNAANMMAPPQDEPHLRDRWLSLAENHATRLQVCVAAGLRRGMLDEREAARHGKQGHTLEAPFELTGLGQLVEATLDNEHLITFA from the coding sequence ATGCGTTATGCTCTGGCCGTCTACGGCGGCCCCTACAGCCAGCAGGCCAGCCATTCGGCGCTGCGCTTTGCCGATGCCCTGCTAGCGCGCGGCCATCAGCTGACCACGGTGTTCTTCTATCACGATGGCGTCTACAACGCCGCCAACATGATGGCGCCGCCTCAGGACGAGCCGCATCTGCGTGATCGCTGGCTGTCGCTTGCCGAGAACCACGCTACCCGCCTGCAGGTGTGTGTCGCTGCGGGCCTGAGGCGCGGCATGCTCGATGAGCGCGAAGCGGCGCGGCATGGCAAGCAGGGGCACACCCTCGAGGCGCCGTTCGAGCTGACGGGGCTGGGCCAGCTGGTCGAGGCGACGTTGGACAATGAACACTTGATCACCTTTGCATGA
- the tusC gene encoding sulfurtransferase complex subunit TusC: MAAGDLLVMLRHGPHGSSWLREGLEAAMVAAAFGREVGLLFTGDGVMALLEGQQVGPLGQKGSDNLLAALEMYDVERCYVDAAALRARGLTAQDVTLLPVTLLEHDEVVALTVAFSRVLSF; this comes from the coding sequence ATGGCCGCCGGTGATCTGCTGGTCATGCTGCGCCATGGCCCGCATGGCAGCAGCTGGCTGCGCGAAGGGCTGGAGGCGGCGATGGTCGCGGCGGCCTTCGGACGCGAGGTCGGGCTGCTGTTCACCGGTGATGGTGTGATGGCGCTGCTGGAAGGGCAGCAGGTCGGGCCGCTGGGGCAGAAGGGCAGTGACAACCTGCTGGCGGCGCTTGAGATGTATGACGTCGAGCGCTGCTATGTCGATGCGGCGGCGCTGCGCGCACGGGGCCTGACAGCGCAGGATGTCACGCTGTTGCCGGTCACGCTGCTCGAGCACGACGAGGTGGTCGCGCTGACAGTCGCGTTCTCGCGCGTGCTGAGCTTCTGA
- the dsrH gene encoding sulfurtransferase complex subunit TusB, whose protein sequence is MNLHLLNRSPFSSRIHDDVLNAMGPEDQLLLIEDGVNGALDNAEQHLAGLEGRLFALREDLESRGLLGRCAENVIVVDVDGFVALTEAADKTVSWF, encoded by the coding sequence ATGAATCTACATCTACTCAATCGTTCGCCATTCTCCAGCCGCATCCATGATGATGTGCTCAATGCCATGGGCCCGGAAGACCAGCTGCTGCTGATCGAGGATGGCGTCAATGGCGCCCTCGACAACGCCGAGCAGCACCTTGCCGGGCTTGAGGGGCGGCTGTTCGCGTTGCGCGAAGACCTTGAGTCCCGCGGCCTGCTGGGACGCTGCGCGGAGAACGTCATCGTGGTCGACGTCGACGGTTTCGTCGCCCTGACCGAGGCCGCCGACAAGACCGTCAGCTGGTTCTGA
- the tusE gene encoding TusE/DsrC/DsvC family sulfur relay protein: MRTLTLDGRDIRLDAEGYLVDLDDWSPALAEMLAAEEGRELTPEHWEVIEVLRDFYQRFSLSPAMRPLSKAMTQRFGSDKGRSLHLMRLFPDSPPKVGARIAGLPKPTNCL, encoded by the coding sequence GTGCGCACACTGACGCTTGATGGACGTGATATCAGACTGGATGCGGAAGGCTATCTGGTCGATCTGGATGACTGGAGCCCGGCGCTGGCGGAAATGCTGGCCGCCGAGGAGGGGCGTGAACTGACGCCGGAGCACTGGGAGGTGATCGAGGTATTGCGTGACTTCTATCAGCGCTTCTCGCTCTCGCCGGCCATGCGCCCGCTGAGCAAGGCGATGACCCAGCGGTTTGGCTCCGACAAGGGCCGCTCGCTGCATCTGATGCGCCTGTTCCCGGACAGCCCGCCCAAGGTGGGCGCGCGCATCGCCGGGCTGCCCAAGCCGACCAACTGTCTGTGA
- a CDS encoding YebC/PmpR family DNA-binding transcriptional regulator, whose product MGRAFQNRKESMARTSLNKARVYSRYGREIYVSAKNGGLDPNGNLSLRRLIEKAKKDQVPTHVIDKAIDKAKGTGGEDFALARYEGFGPGNVMVIVDCLTDNNNRTFGEVRTCFNKGKGKLGAQGSVSHMFDHRAILAFKGAEEDEEKVLEALMEADVDVSDIELDDGIITVLAPTTEYFKAKGALTDIYGEDLDFEVDEISFIPQIHTEVGGDDAELLNKMLELLDDCEDVQQVYHNGEFV is encoded by the coding sequence ATGGGAAGAGCATTCCAGAACCGTAAAGAATCAATGGCGCGTACCTCTCTCAACAAGGCACGCGTGTATTCACGTTACGGGCGCGAGATTTACGTCTCGGCCAAGAACGGTGGCCTCGACCCCAACGGCAACCTGAGCCTGCGTCGTCTCATCGAGAAGGCCAAGAAGGACCAGGTGCCGACTCACGTCATCGACAAGGCGATCGACAAGGCCAAGGGCACCGGCGGAGAAGACTTCGCTCTGGCGCGCTATGAAGGCTTTGGTCCGGGCAATGTCATGGTCATCGTTGATTGTCTGACCGACAACAACAACCGCACCTTCGGCGAAGTCCGCACCTGCTTCAACAAGGGCAAGGGCAAGCTGGGCGCGCAGGGTTCGGTGTCGCACATGTTCGACCACCGCGCCATCCTGGCCTTCAAGGGTGCGGAAGAGGATGAGGAAAAGGTCCTGGAAGCGCTGATGGAAGCCGACGTCGATGTCAGTGATATCGAGCTCGACGACGGCATCATCACGGTTCTCGCGCCGACGACCGAGTACTTCAAGGCCAAGGGGGCACTGACCGATATCTACGGTGAAGATCTCGACTTCGAAGTCGATGAGATCAGCTTCATTCCGCAGATCCATACCGAAGTCGGCGGCGATGACGCCGAGCTGCTCAACAAGATGCTCGAGCTGCTGGATGATTGTGAAGACGTGCAGCAGGTCTATCACAATGGCGAGTTCGTCTGA
- a CDS encoding DUF4396 domain-containing protein: MQDLLRESLSHWSLLLCWLLLMVPALIWVVRDLTTKNAHLAPMMKWVWGLTTLYSGVVGLLVYRFAGRRQIAANGDARKGLRSVAHCYSGCGLGEFVGVSLAVGLLAMGNISTAIITFLFAYLFGFLLTVGPMLQGGSDDKPQVIRDAFKSETASIVVMEVVAISVDLWLAGGAGMHQPLFWNSLIISLSLGLLAAWPVNVWLVKHGVKGGMADPRETAPQAQHHAHC; this comes from the coding sequence ATGCAAGACCTGTTACGTGAGTCACTTTCCCACTGGAGCCTGCTGCTGTGCTGGCTGTTGCTGATGGTACCGGCGCTGATCTGGGTCGTGCGCGATCTGACCACGAAGAATGCCCACCTGGCCCCGATGATGAAGTGGGTGTGGGGACTGACCACGCTCTACTCCGGTGTCGTTGGCCTGCTGGTCTATCGTTTCGCCGGGCGCCGCCAGATCGCCGCCAACGGTGATGCCCGCAAGGGGCTGAGAAGCGTCGCGCACTGCTACTCGGGCTGCGGACTGGGGGAATTCGTCGGCGTCAGCCTGGCGGTGGGCCTGTTGGCCATGGGCAATATCTCCACCGCCATCATCACCTTCCTCTTCGCTTACCTGTTCGGTTTTCTGCTGACGGTCGGCCCGATGCTGCAGGGTGGCAGTGACGACAAGCCGCAGGTGATTCGTGATGCCTTCAAGAGCGAGACGGCCTCCATCGTGGTGATGGAAGTGGTGGCGATTTCCGTGGACCTCTGGCTTGCGGGCGGCGCCGGCATGCATCAGCCGCTGTTCTGGAACTCGCTGATCATTTCCTTGAGCCTGGGTCTGCTCGCCGCCTGGCCCGTCAACGTCTGGCTGGTGAAGCATGGCGTCAAGGGTGGCATGGCGGACCCACGCGAGACGGCCCCGCAAGCGCAGCACCATGCACATTGCTGA
- a CDS encoding ATP-dependent zinc protease: MSRHAATSLARAARQFAGIGLIASLAAPAVAQAADDEVFGWVEKATIEPWGVMVKAKLDSGALTSSMHAENIETFERDDEEWVRFDVEVEDETKGEKVENTFERPLYRDLTVSGAGGRDTRPVVLMTLCMGGERYEEQFSLRDRDGMNYPVLLGRRTIQSLGVLDVRKTFQTSPDCAEDAPLHRYEDKEYSDRIGAAS, from the coding sequence ATGTCGAGACACGCTGCTACATCCCTCGCACGCGCCGCACGTCAATTCGCCGGTATCGGTTTGATTGCCTCGCTTGCCGCGCCAGCCGTGGCCCAGGCGGCAGACGATGAAGTCTTCGGTTGGGTGGAAAAGGCGACCATCGAGCCGTGGGGCGTGATGGTGAAGGCCAAGCTGGATAGCGGCGCGCTGACCTCCTCGATGCATGCCGAGAATATCGAGACCTTCGAGCGTGATGACGAGGAATGGGTGCGTTTCGATGTCGAGGTCGAGGATGAGACCAAGGGTGAAAAGGTCGAGAATACCTTCGAACGCCCCCTGTATCGTGACCTGACGGTGTCCGGTGCAGGCGGACGTGATACGCGCCCGGTGGTGCTGATGACGCTGTGCATGGGCGGCGAGCGCTACGAGGAGCAGTTCAGTCTGCGCGATCGTGACGGCATGAATTATCCCGTGCTGCTGGGGCGTCGCACCATTCAGAGCCTGGGTGTGCTCGATGTGCGCAAGACCTTCCAGACCAGCCCGGACTGTGCCGAAGACGCGCCGCTGCATCGCTATGAAGACAAGGAATATTCCGACCGCATCGGCGCGGCGTCCTGA
- a CDS encoding DUF393 domain-containing protein: MPDAASQRPQRDGLPLIKIYYDARCPVCRRERARYERLSRQDANVEWWDATDNAEHLAARGIGLEQALLSLHVETAQGQIREGMPAYRLLLARIPGLAWLGWLITRPLIEPALTRVYDAWVRRRLCRDGRL; this comes from the coding sequence ATGCCGGATGCCGCCAGCCAGCGACCTCAGCGTGACGGTTTGCCACTCATCAAGATCTACTACGACGCGCGCTGCCCGGTGTGTCGTCGTGAACGCGCCCGCTACGAGCGGCTGTCGCGCCAAGACGCCAACGTGGAGTGGTGGGATGCGACGGATAACGCCGAGCATCTCGCCGCTCGCGGCATCGGCCTTGAGCAGGCATTGCTGTCGTTGCATGTCGAGACAGCGCAAGGGCAGATCCGTGAGGGCATGCCGGCGTACCGCCTGCTGCTAGCGCGTATCCCCGGCCTTGCCTGGCTGGGGTGGCTGATCACGCGGCCGCTGATCGAGCCGGCGCTGACGCGAGTCTACGACGCCTGGGTGCGGCGTCGACTGTGTCGGGATGGCAGGTTGTGA